A genomic region of Papaver somniferum cultivar HN1 chromosome 7, ASM357369v1, whole genome shotgun sequence contains the following coding sequences:
- the LOC113296264 gene encoding zinc finger protein ZAT9-like, with protein sequence MEVRDALLHVNSFVSLKELGEEDTKIFELTEVDDCDELHLRNCTCAEDGDLPVCKENPSQSRTKGPPNSIGYENGIQNYSIHNSGSDIKQKSSPATSDGQRNSPSSSSDAQRPSTSDAQRSSPSTSEKSKAVFPQWEETGKRGRKRSSTSTSSIEKQKEPVFGEKELVETLMHLWALSNSYSIDSANSKKDKSTRFPVTKKRKLQDIVCTKDGLKKARIEKETEEDYRCEIMLDTGKKTYSEASNQQITTLSSASETFNCAFCGKSFNSYQALGGHKSSCKSNPLKKQVVKSAVQDSVATSKIYECKICSKMFQTGQALGGHQKSHKTGEVEPSRSSVSPPPKEINESLHLIQSSTLSVREEQSEALNKKIMMFDLNENPPEDDDETELKL encoded by the exons atggAAGTTAGGGATGCGCTACTTCATGTAAACAGTTTTGTATCACTGAAAGAATTGGGAGAGGAGGATACAAAGATTTTTGAATTAACTGAAGTAGACGACTGTGATGAATTACATCTTAGAAACTGTACATGTGCAGAAGATGGCGACTTACCCGTCTGTAAAGAAAATCCATCACAAAGCAGAACGAAGGGCCCCCCAAAttctattggttat GAAAATGGTATTCAAAATTATTCAATTCATAATTCCGGTTCAGACATTAAACAAAAGAGCTCGCCTGCTACTTCTGATGGTCAGAGgaattcaccttcttcttcttctgatgctCAAAGGCCATCTACTTCTGATGCTCAAAGGAGTTCACCTTCAACTTCTGAGAAATCTAAGGCTGTGTTCCCTCAATGGGAGGAAACTGGAAAAAGAGGCCGAAAGAGGTCATCGACATCAACATCATCTATTGAGAAACAAAAGGAACCAGTGTTCGGAGAGAAAGAATTAGTGGAAACCCTAATGCATCTATGGGCTTTGTCTAATAGCTATTCTATTGATTCAGCAAACTCAAAGAAAGACAAAAGCACGAGATTTCCAGTTACAAAGAAGCGAAAACTGCAGGACATAGTCTGTACAAAAGATGGGTTGAAGAAAGCGAGAATTGAGAAGGAAACTGAGGAGGATTACAGGTGTGAAATCATGTTAGATACCGGGAAGAAGACATATTCAGAAGCAAGTAACCAGCAGATAACAACTTTGTCTTCTGCTTCTGAAACATTCAATTGTGCTTTTTGTGGGAAATCATTCAATAGTTATCAAGCTTTGGGTGGTCATAAATCAAGCTGCAAGAGCAATCCCTTGAAAAAACAAGTAGTCAAATCTGCAGTGCAAGATTCAGTCGCAACTTCAAAGATCTATGAATGCAAAATATGCAGCAAGATGTTTCAGACAGGTCAGGCACTCGGGGGGCATCAAAAGAGTCATAAGACAGGAGAAGTTGAACCCAGTAGGTCATCAGTCTCACCACCACCAAAGGAAATCAATGAGTCTTTACACCTAATTCAGTCATCCACATTATCAGTTCGAGAAGAGCAATCCGAAGCACTGAATAAGAAGATTATGATGTTCGACCTCAACGAAAATCCACCAGAGGATGACGATGAAACTGAGTTAAAGTTGTAA
- the LOC113293565 gene encoding uncharacterized protein LOC113293565, with protein sequence MGAVIGKAANGICSAIGNAFTAPFKTIFGASCEDICSGTWDFTCFIEHLCFSNIVRLLMVLGLCYIILVFIYLLFQLGIVQCICRSLCKMCWFACQSYFHAIEDFTCCLWYKLKNTKRVHRRRPRRYRDIEQGYSSSENSIQRYWSLNVSRKRKWNREKKTARPHYPVN encoded by the exons ATGGGAGCTGTTATTGGTAAAGCTGCGAATGGCATCTGTTCTGCTATAGGAAATGCTTTTACTGCTCCATTCAAAACCATTTTTGGTGCTTCCTGCGA AGATATTTGTTCAGGAACATGGGACTTTACATGTTTTATCGAGCATTTATGCTTCTCCAACATCGTCAGATTGTTGATGGTCTTGGGGCTATGTTATATCA TTTTGGTGTTCATCTATCTTCTGTTTCAACTGGGGATCGTACAATGCATATGTAGAAGCCTATGCAAAATGTGTTGGTTTGCATGTCAGAGTTATTTTCATGCAATAGAAGACTTCACGTGTTGTTTATGGTACAAACTAAAGAACACAAAGCGGGTTCACCGCCGCCGACCCCGCCGTTATCGAGACATTGAACAAGGTTATAGTTCGAGCGAAAACTCAATACAGCGATATTGGAGTTTGAACGTAAGCAGGAAAAGAAAATGGAATAGAGAAAAAAAGACTGCAAGGCCTCATTACCCAGTGAATTAA